One window from the genome of Amaranthus tricolor cultivar Red isolate AtriRed21 chromosome 9, ASM2621246v1, whole genome shotgun sequence encodes:
- the LOC130824635 gene encoding uncharacterized protein LOC130824635, with translation MSALETFDSLLFAANRACLSFIGIFIQIQGCLICLTLALGWACAAYVRNREIKRMENEMRRGNDFAFLCHDINELEHSNQVNLPRVTVVMPLKGFGEHNLLNWRSQITTLYGGPVEFLFIVESTEDPAYHAVSRLLKDFQDEVDAKIIVAGFSTTCSQKIHNQLVGAEKMHKDSKYILFLDDDVRLHPGSIGGLTAEMIKKPEIFIQTGYPLDLPSGSLGSYCIYEYHMPCSMGFATGGRTYFLWGGCMMMHADDFRNDNYGVVSELRDGGYSDDMTLAAISGAHNNYISSPPIAVFPHPLASDLNFSRYWNYLRKQTFVLESYVSKVNWRMNRALFTVHSYFSWGFVAPYFMALIQVAAALRMRYKEHLIEEETFISNGWLYVGCLATCTAIELLSMWNLTRVEVRLCTMLSPEAPPLSLATYNWCLVFIAMIVDNFLYPISAFKSHFSQSINWSGIRYYLKNGKIYKIDRGKDIGPKYSDLSGKNLYGKKGCPAKISFLGSLARTLVQWRQPKKYEV, from the exons ATGTCGGCATTGGAAACCTTCGATTCGTTATTATTTGCTGCAAATCGAGCTTGCCTTAGTTTTATTGGTATCTTTATCCAGATCCAg GGATGTTTGATCTGTTTAACTCTAGCTTTAGGATGGGCTTGTGCTGCCTATGTGAG GAATAGAGAAATCAAACGCATGGAAAATGAGATGAGACGTGGAAATGACTTTGCTTTCCTTTGTCATGACATCAATGAGCTTGAGCACTCCAATCAGGTTAATTTGCCAAGAGTCACAGTTGTTATGCCTTTAAAAGGATTTGGAGAGCACAATTTGCTTAATTGGAGAAGTCAG ATTACAACCCTATATGGTGGGCCTGTGGAGTTCCTTTTTATTGTAGAAAGCACTGAAGACCCAGCATATCATGCTGTATCTAGACTTTTAAAAGATTTTCAG GATGAAGTTGATGCAAAGATTATTGTGGCTGGCTTTTCCACTACATGCAGTCAGAAGATTCACAATCAGCTT GTTGGTGCAGAAAAGATGCATAAAGATAGCAAGTATATACTAtttcttgatgatgatgttagaCTGCACCCAGGATCAATAGGTGGTCTCACTGCTGAAATGATAAAAAAACCTGAG ATTTTTATTCAAACTGGATATCCACTTGACTTACCTTCTGGGAGCTTAGGAAGTTACTGTATATATGAATATCATATG CCTTGTTCTATGGGTTTTGCTACTGGTGGGAGAACATACTTTCTATGGGGTGGGTGCATGATG ATGCACGCTGATGATTTTAGAAACGACAATTATGGTGTAGTCTCAGAACTTCGAGATGGTGGATATTCTGATGATATGACTCTTGCAGCTATTTCTG GAGCTCACAATAATTATATATCCTCTCCTCCAATTGCCGTTTTTCCTCATCCACTTGCAAGTGATCTTAATTTTTCAAG GTACTGGAATTATCTGAGGAAGCAAACATTTGTTTTAGAATCGTACGTGTCTAAGGTTAACTGGAGGATGAACCGTGCTTTATTTACAGTCCATAGCTACTTCTCATGGGGATTTGTGGCACCATACTTCATGGCACTTATCCAAGTTGCGGCTGCACTTCGAATGCGCTATAAAGAACACTTAATTGAGGAGGAAACTTTTATTTCAAATG GGTGGTTATATGTGGGATGCTTAGCCACATGTACTGCTATTGAGTTGCTTTCCATGTGGAATTTGACTAGGGTTGAAGTTCGCTTGTGCACTATGCTGTCTCCTGAGGCTCCTCCGTTGTCACTTGCTACCTACAATTGGTGTTTG GTATTCATTGCAATGATTGTGGACAACTTTTTATATCCCATCAGTGCTTTTAAATCACACTTCTCCCAATCTATTAATTGGTCTGGCATTAGATACTACTTGAAGAATGGAAAAATATACAAG ATTGATAGAGGGAAGGATATCGGTCCTAAATATTCAGACCTTAGCGGAAAGAATTTATATGGAAAAAAGGGATGTCCTGCCAAAATTTCATTCCTCGGTTCATTAGCAAGAACTTTGGTACAATGGCGGCAGCCTAAAAAATACGAAGTGTAG
- the LOC130824636 gene encoding cytochrome B5-like protein isoform X1 has protein sequence MEITMAASVILGLLLVLLFIIPRFTKPSQSKADTLHNNSKNISKEPRRYTKAEISLHNKRTDCWVIIKDKVYDVTSYVEEHPGGDAILTHAGDDSTEGFFGPQHGTRVFDIIEDFCIGELER, from the exons ATGGAGATTACTATGGCAGCATCTGTGATTTTGGGACTTCTGTTAGTTCTTCTCTTTATTATTCCAAGATTTACTAAACCCA GTCAATCAAAGGCTGATACTTTGCATAATAACAGCAAAAATATCTCCAAG GAACCAAGAAGATATACTAAAGCTGAAATCTCGTTGCACAACAAAAGGACTGATTGTTGGGTCATCATCAAAGATAAG GTATATGATGTAACTTCATATGTGGAGGAGCACCCAGGTGGTGATGCTATCTTAACGCATGCTGGGGATGATTCAACTGAAGGATTTTTCGG GCCGCAACATGGTACGCGAGTATTTGACATAATTGAAGATTTTTGCATTGGAGAATTGGAGCGATAA
- the LOC130824636 gene encoding cytochrome B5-like protein isoform X2, which translates to MEITMAASVILGLLLVLLFIIPRFTKPSQSKADTLHNNSKNISKEPRRYTKAEISLHNKRTDCWVIIKDKVYDVTSYVEEHPGGDAILTHAGDDSTEGFFGSIFFLFELISKNQMFSRLASM; encoded by the exons ATGGAGATTACTATGGCAGCATCTGTGATTTTGGGACTTCTGTTAGTTCTTCTCTTTATTATTCCAAGATTTACTAAACCCA GTCAATCAAAGGCTGATACTTTGCATAATAACAGCAAAAATATCTCCAAG GAACCAAGAAGATATACTAAAGCTGAAATCTCGTTGCACAACAAAAGGACTGATTGTTGGGTCATCATCAAAGATAAG GTATATGATGTAACTTCATATGTGGAGGAGCACCCAGGTGGTGATGCTATCTTAACGCATGCTGGGGATGATTCAACTGAAGGATTTTTCGG atcgattttttttttgtttgaattgattTCGAAGAATCAGATGTTTTCTAGGCTTGCTTCTATGTAA